The genomic segment TTGACCAGCGAAAGATCGAATGCGGCTACCGCTCCGAGCGCGCGCCAGCGCTCAGGCGTGTTGCCGTGGCCGGGCAAGGGCAGGCGGTCGAGACCGGCGTCGATCAGCGCACGCAGCGCGCGTCCGGCGTCCTCCGGGCTGCCGCGTTGAAACGGCATTTCGCTGAGAAAGGCGCGCAACGCTGATGATGTAGCGTGATGGTCGACTCGGTTCATCGTTGTCGCCTCGATAGTGTCCGCATGCTCGTCGTGAGTCCGTTTCTGGCCGCTGTCGGACAAGAGTGTGGCAAGGGACATGCCCGGACGTCACTTGGCGCAACGGCTTAGTCCAAAGCGTCGGACGCGCGGCAGTTCACGTCCGTCGATCGATGCGAAATGTCAGGTGTTACGGCCTATGCCGTTCGGCCGAATCGACGCCTGCGCGCGGCCCGGTTCAAATGACACAAAGGCCGCGCGAGGCGGCCTTTGCTGGAACACAATGGAGAACGATGCTGAAGCAGCAGACGCCGCCAGTCAGCGACGCGCGGGCGCGCCGACGCTCTTGCCCTCGCGCGCAGGTTCGGGCGCGGTCTTGCGCGCGCCCCAGCGCTGCGCGAGCACGGCGCACACCATGAGCTGGATCTGATGGAACAGCATGAGCGGTAGCACCACTGCGCCGACCGCGTGCGACGCGAAGATCACCTTCGCCATCGGAATGCCGGAGGCGAGGCTTTTCTTCGAGCCGCAGAAGATGATCGTGATCTGATCCGCGCGGGAAAAGCCGAGACGTTTGGCCGTGAACGCGGTGATGAAGAGCGCCGCCGCCAGCAGCAGGATGTTGACGGCGAGCAGCCCCGCGAGCGTCGACAGCGAGATGGAGTGCCAGATGCCTTCGTTCACGGCCTCGCTGAACGCCACGTACACGACGAGCAGGATCGAGCCCTGATCGACGAATTTGAGCATCGCGCGATGCTTGTCGATCCATTTGCCGATGGCCGGCCGCAGCAGTTGCCCGGCGATGAACGGCACGAGCAGTTGCAGCGTGATATTGCCGACGGTGTGCCACGGCGAGCCGGTCGTCGCGCCATGGTTGCTCACGACGATCCCGACCAGCGCCGGCGTGATGAAGATGCCGAGCAGGCTCGACGCGGACGCGCTGCACACGGCCGCCGGCACGTTGCCCTTGGCCATCGACGTGAACGCAATCGACGACTGCACCGTGGACGGCAGCGTGCAGAGGAACAGAATGCCGGTGTAGAGCGCGGGCGTGACGAGCGGCGTCAGTACCGGCTTGAGGGCAAGCCCCAGCAACGGAAAGAGGGCGAACGTGCTGAGCAGCACGACGAGGTGCAGCCGCCAGTGCGTCGCGCCCGCGACAATCGCCTCGCGGGAAAGCTTTGCGCCGTGCAGGAAGAACAGCAGCCCGATGGCGAAATTGGTGATCCAGTTGAACGCCACCGCCGCGCTGCCGCGGCACGGCAGGAAGCTCGCGATGATGACCGTGCCGACGAGCGCCAGCGTGAAATTGTCGGGAAGAAGTTTGGGCCGTGCCATCAAAGGATCTCGTACCTGGACATGCCGGGAAGGGTGCCCGGCCTTTTCAGCGTCAAGTCAGGAAAAACCATGATTTTCCCCCGTACCCGATTAAATCGTCAAATTCATTTGCCAGATCGATTGATTCCCAACGCGCATGAAATCGTTGCAGGCAGAAGGGACGAAGCAGCAACTTCTGGGCCGCGTAGACGTCGATTTGACGGCGCCGATAATTGTCTGGCCAGCACGATTTTCGTCACATGATTGGTCATCCGAAACGGTTGGCCGAAGGGAAAAAACTCTGACGTAACACGGTGTTACAACCATCGAGCAGGCCTAACACTTTTTGGCTCGACTGCCGCCGCAAGCCCCAATAAATTGTTGGATACACCGGTCGGCGGGTTTTTGCATCACATCGATGCCCTCACCCGAATGCTCCGACTTTCGGCCGGTCGTCCGCCTGAATCGTCAGCCCCTCGCTTTCGATGTCACGGACGCGGATATCGGTCGGACGCAGGCAGTTTGGACATGGCGCTCATTGGCTTTCGCAAGACTACCCGGCTTTTCGTAACCGCAGCGCTCGGCGCGTTGACGGTGGCGGGTTCGCTCGCGCTTGCGGGGCCGCGTGTCGAGTGGTTGTCGCCGTCGGCGGTGTTCAGCGACTCGGCCGACAGCAGGCAATCCCTGCACTACACACCGGTCGCCGCCAAAGACGGCCTCACGCCCGTGAGCGCCGAAGTGCGTCCCGGCACGCGCGCAGAACAGGCCACGCCCATGCGCGGTTCCGGTTCCATCCGTGCCGACATCACGCGCTACAACGAAGAACGCAGCCTGCCGCGCCAGCCCGGACGTCCGGCGGACGATGGCCGCACACCCGCCACCGCGAGTTACCGCAACTGAATCGCCGCCCTGGCGACTCCCGCCGCTTCGCGTCGCTATTGCGCACGAATCAAAAAAATATCGGCGCGTCTAGTTTCGCTTTCCCGATGACGTAATCACGCCACAGTCACACACCGAATTTCTTCAAGACATTCCGCTCTTTTTTCCGCGCAAGGACAATGCGCCCTGCGCGGATAAATCTCGTTTTCCCAATGTTTCGAATGGCTTTCGACGCTCGAAGAAGCGCGTCGGTACTCGCTGTGCGTCGCGCCGGTCATCGAGCTGAATCTCATGAGCGCGTGGCGACACGCGCTTTTCCTTATGCGCGATCTGCCCGAAGTATCCGAACCGCTATACCCGTAATAACCAAAAACATTTTTGACCGGAAAAATGGTCCGTAAAGATGGTGCCGCTCCACACGTGTTGCCACTCTCGCCCACAAAACCGTTATGCCGGTCAGACGAGGCGAGTGCCACGCCCCTCGCCCGCCAAGCTTTCAATTTTCGACAAAAGACAGGAGAGTTCATGAAGTCAACCGTCAACCGTGCGCCGAAGACTACGGTGAAAGCAACGGTCAAGGCCACCGCAGTCGCCGCAGCGATGCTCGGCCTCTTCAGCGCGGGCGCGGCACACGCGCAATCGAGCGTTTCGCTGTACGGGCAGGTCGACGAATGGGTCGGCGCCACCAAATTCCCGGGCAGCGATCGCGCGTGGAACGTGAGCGGCGGCGGCATGTCGACGTCTTACT from the Caballeronia sp. NK8 genome contains:
- a CDS encoding bile acid:sodium symporter family protein; the encoded protein is MARPKLLPDNFTLALVGTVIIASFLPCRGSAAVAFNWITNFAIGLLFFLHGAKLSREAIVAGATHWRLHLVVLLSTFALFPLLGLALKPVLTPLVTPALYTGILFLCTLPSTVQSSIAFTSMAKGNVPAAVCSASASSLLGIFITPALVGIVVSNHGATTGSPWHTVGNITLQLLVPFIAGQLLRPAIGKWIDKHRAMLKFVDQGSILLVVYVAFSEAVNEGIWHSISLSTLAGLLAVNILLLAAALFITAFTAKRLGFSRADQITIIFCGSKKSLASGIPMAKVIFASHAVGAVVLPLMLFHQIQLMVCAVLAQRWGARKTAPEPAREGKSVGAPARR